In the Leptospira sp. WS4.C2 genome, one interval contains:
- a CDS encoding CopG family ribbon-helix-helix protein: MNQTVNISFEKALLKEIDKIAKREHRSRSELIREAARTYIEKKSKWQAIFDFTSKTIDKSKLTEADIFQEIKAVRRTKKAS, translated from the coding sequence ATGAATCAGACTGTTAACATCTCATTCGAAAAAGCTCTTTTAAAAGAAATTGATAAAATTGCAAAAAGAGAACACAGGTCCAGATCCGAACTGATTCGTGAAGCTGCAAGGACTTATATTGAAAAAAAATCTAAGTGGCAAGCGATCTTCGACTTTACTTCTAAGACTATCGATAAATCTAAACTTACCGAAGCTGACATTTTTCAAGAAATTAAAGCAGTTAGAAGAACTAAAAAAGCTTCTTAA
- a CDS encoding BrnT family toxin, with protein MRFEWDIEKEKTNLLKHELSFSKASLVFADPKALYLPDPDHSEGEIREIALGKIENFTVAVVIFVDRSNKSEEIIRIISARRATSNEEAQYYSKEIN; from the coding sequence ATGCGTTTTGAGTGGGATATAGAAAAAGAGAAAACCAATCTGCTAAAGCACGAACTTTCTTTTTCAAAAGCTTCACTGGTATTTGCTGATCCCAAAGCCCTTTATTTACCTGATCCGGACCATTCTGAAGGAGAAATCAGAGAGATTGCACTTGGAAAAATAGAAAATTTTACCGTTGCTGTAGTAATTTTTGTTGATAGATCAAATAAAAGTGAAGAAATTATTAGAATAATCTCCGCTAGAAGAGCTACCTCAAACGAGGAGGCTCAATATTATTCGAAAGAGATAAATTAA
- a CDS encoding zinc ribbon domain-containing protein, with translation MNLPSLPTDNIFKFYTISGLAFILISGFYILEKALVLDQQRIELNIKIAENKYSIEQIEKKKKELNDDFNQFCQKNRIQCKNENGYFRIEYYNDSSQVQRIEKMWSILKSKNQDLKEIFDKGFSEELALSKHLKIQLYKERVYDDIRILFAILIFIAFGFTFYGLGKWYEIDQQNNLLRQFELTKTGFRYKYCQSCGVYLEAVNDLPEITQFLVQKYCTICYDYCGKKFKEPDISFNSFKINLKKELEEKGFGKIYIFLYFWKLASFERWKIQFTRTQK, from the coding sequence ATGAATCTACCTAGTTTACCTACAGACAATATATTCAAATTTTACACAATCAGTGGTTTAGCATTCATTCTTATATCAGGCTTTTATATTCTAGAAAAAGCTTTAGTTCTAGATCAACAAAGAATTGAGCTGAATATTAAAATTGCAGAAAATAAGTATTCAATTGAACAAATTGAAAAGAAGAAAAAAGAATTAAATGATGATTTTAATCAATTCTGTCAAAAAAATAGAATTCAATGTAAAAATGAAAATGGATATTTTCGCATTGAGTATTACAACGATTCTTCACAAGTCCAAAGAATCGAAAAAATGTGGAGTATACTAAAATCAAAAAATCAGGATTTAAAAGAAATTTTTGATAAAGGCTTCTCCGAAGAGCTCGCTTTATCCAAACATTTAAAGATACAATTATACAAAGAGAGAGTCTATGATGATATAAGAATACTCTTTGCTATCTTAATTTTTATTGCTTTCGGTTTTACATTTTATGGTTTAGGAAAATGGTATGAAATTGACCAACAAAATAACCTCTTGAGACAATTTGAATTAACAAAAACAGGATTTCGATATAAATATTGCCAAAGTTGCGGCGTATATTTGGAGGCTGTTAACGATTTACCAGAAATAACACAATTTTTAGTTCAAAAGTATTGCACGATTTGTTATGATTATTGTGGAAAAAAATTTAAAGAACCTGATATCTCGTTTAATTCATTTAAAATAAATCTGAAAAAGGAACTTGAAGAAAAAGGCTTTGGAAAAATTTATATTTTTCTATATTTTTGGAAATTAGCTTCTTTTGAACGCTGGAAAATACAATTTACGAGAACTCAAAAGTAA
- a CDS encoding type II toxin-antitoxin system HigB family toxin yields MRVISRKILRDFYSIPKYSDSKIPIEVWFKDTSKALWKSPSDIKDKYRNASFLKDNRIVFNIHGNKYRLIVKIHYNLQTVFIRFIGNHEQYDKINAEVI; encoded by the coding sequence GTGAGGGTTATTTCAAGAAAAATATTGAGAGATTTCTACTCTATACCTAAATACTCGGACTCTAAAATTCCAATCGAGGTTTGGTTTAAAGACACTTCGAAAGCTTTATGGAAATCTCCTTCTGATATTAAAGATAAATACAGAAATGCTAGTTTCCTTAAGGATAATAGAATCGTTTTCAATATACACGGAAACAAATACAGATTAATTGTTAAGATTCATTATAATTTACAAACTGTATTTATTAGGTTTATCGGAAATCATGAACAATATGATAAAATCAATGCTGAGGTTATTTAA
- a CDS encoding toxin-antitoxin system, antitoxin component: MRNEYDFSKGKRGLYSRDIKDLHFPVYLDPKLEEYYQKIAEKKNIDLSTIINTILEKEMELHDSLS; encoded by the coding sequence ATGAGAAATGAATACGATTTTTCTAAAGGCAAACGAGGTCTTTATTCAAGAGATATAAAGGATTTACATTTTCCTGTTTACCTAGACCCAAAACTAGAAGAATATTACCAAAAAATCGCTGAGAAAAAAAATATCGATCTCAGCACGATCATAAATACTATCTTAGAAAAAGAAATGGAACTTCACGATAGTCTTTCTTAA
- a CDS encoding helix-turn-helix domain-containing protein: MKNKKKYSDFFESTKKIMSPESIERAKHKANKIIFSMKLAELRKQSGVKQTEIEGFSQTSISRIEGREDIKLSTLVDYIHALGMEIEIKVINKKKKTQNKEILLMKA; the protein is encoded by the coding sequence ATGAAAAATAAGAAAAAATATTCCGATTTCTTTGAAAGTACCAAAAAGATAATGTCACCAGAAAGCATTGAGAGAGCTAAACACAAAGCCAATAAAATTATATTTAGTATGAAACTCGCTGAACTTAGAAAACAATCCGGTGTTAAACAAACGGAAATTGAAGGCTTCAGCCAAACAAGTATCTCAAGAATTGAAGGAAGAGAAGATATCAAATTATCTACACTTGTTGATTACATTCATGCTTTAGGCATGGAAATTGAAATAAAAGTAATTAATAAAAAGAAAAAAACTCAGAATAAAGAAATACTATTAATGAAAGCTTAG
- a CDS encoding Fic family protein, which translates to MNPNLIKSIEGKKKELDKLRPLPKGIVSKLNEQFYLEWTYNSNAIEGNTLSLQETDLVLRQGITIGNKSLREHFEVLNHKDGIYFLEEIIKKKTFISLNLIREIHGKILKNIDDEQAGVFRNTNVRITGASHIPPSAVKIYDLVMELVEWYYINYKLLSIPEIAAWMHYKLVFIHPFIDGNGRTARLLMNLILMQEGYPPAVILHLDRKKYYKVLREADKGNVLTFLDFVGRSIERSLIIYLNALRPDSSNEKQGYITLKEATKYCNFSLEYLSLLARTGKLSAVKFNRNWMTTIQAVQTYLEEISIKKI; encoded by the coding sequence ATGAACCCAAATCTCATAAAAAGTATCGAAGGGAAAAAGAAGGAATTAGATAAACTAAGACCTCTTCCTAAAGGAATTGTAAGTAAACTAAACGAACAATTCTATTTAGAGTGGACATACAACTCAAATGCCATCGAAGGAAATACTCTTAGTTTACAAGAAACGGATTTAGTTTTAAGACAAGGTATTACTATCGGAAACAAAAGTCTCAGGGAGCATTTTGAAGTCTTAAATCATAAAGATGGAATTTACTTCCTAGAGGAAATAATAAAGAAAAAAACCTTCATTTCATTAAATCTAATTCGAGAAATTCATGGAAAAATACTAAAGAATATTGATGATGAACAAGCTGGAGTATTTAGAAATACCAATGTTAGAATCACTGGTGCTTCGCATATTCCTCCAAGTGCAGTAAAAATCTATGATCTAGTAATGGAATTAGTTGAATGGTATTATATAAATTATAAATTATTATCTATACCAGAGATTGCCGCGTGGATGCATTACAAACTTGTCTTCATACATCCTTTTATTGATGGAAATGGAAGGACTGCTAGGCTATTAATGAATCTAATTCTTATGCAAGAAGGTTACCCTCCCGCAGTTATTCTACATCTGGATAGAAAGAAATATTATAAAGTTTTGCGAGAAGCTGATAAGGGAAATGTTTTAACATTCCTTGATTTTGTTGGACGCTCAATTGAAAGATCTTTGATAATTTATCTTAATGCTCTTAGACCAGACTCTTCAAATGAGAAACAGGGATACATCACCCTAAAAGAGGCTACCAAATACTGCAATTTTTCATTAGAGTATCTTTCTTTACTTGCGAGAACTGGAAAGCTATCAGCCGTAAAATTTAATAGAAATTGGATGACTACTATCCAAGCTGTTCAAACTTACTTAGAAGAAATTTCTATAAAAAAAATCTGA
- a CDS encoding integrase core domain-containing protein gives MPWKDNNTVDLRFQFVLDSFQNDVNFTQLCAQYGISTKCGYKWKERFLKEGRVGLLDKKRTPKNSPAKIAEETILEIIKIKNNKKFWGAKKILELYKNKFPDRRPPNRSTVERILKKAGLLEKKKNRRPINSGQRISMPEKATHPNHIWTVDFKGWWYTPDREKINPLTVRDDFSKYILSIKTLSKGDIPSVKAEFIRLFKIYGLPEIIRSDNGPPFASMQSLWGLTKLSVWWLSLGIKLDRIQPGKPYQNGAHERMHRDMARELQHEIVGNITLFQKLFDKWRIEFNRERPHEALNMKTPEQIYVKSKKLFDPNADLLIAYPFGFKQRHVNDRGYINWNGHLIMIGNPFNGFNVGIKKDIDSVSIWFGNNKLGIIDQNLFLINPDSNSYKVHKPRKVTKKYYPSPDA, from the coding sequence ATGCCTTGGAAGGACAATAATACCGTGGATTTAAGATTTCAATTTGTTCTGGATAGCTTCCAGAATGACGTCAATTTTACTCAGCTTTGTGCTCAGTATGGCATCTCTACTAAGTGTGGATACAAGTGGAAAGAAAGGTTCTTGAAGGAAGGGAGAGTAGGTCTTCTGGATAAGAAGAGAACTCCTAAGAACTCTCCCGCTAAGATTGCGGAAGAAACCATCTTAGAAATCATTAAGATCAAAAATAACAAGAAGTTCTGGGGTGCTAAGAAAATACTCGAACTCTATAAAAATAAATTCCCAGATAGAAGACCTCCTAACAGATCTACTGTTGAACGCATTCTTAAGAAGGCAGGCCTACTTGAGAAAAAGAAGAATAGAAGACCAATTAATTCAGGACAACGAATCTCTATGCCCGAGAAAGCCACTCATCCGAATCATATTTGGACCGTTGACTTCAAAGGATGGTGGTATACTCCAGACAGGGAAAAAATAAATCCTCTCACAGTTAGAGATGATTTCTCTAAATACATTCTTTCCATTAAGACCCTTTCTAAAGGCGATATTCCTTCCGTTAAAGCTGAATTTATTAGGTTATTTAAGATCTATGGACTTCCTGAGATCATTCGCTCCGACAATGGTCCTCCGTTTGCTTCTATGCAGTCTCTTTGGGGGCTTACTAAACTCTCTGTTTGGTGGCTCTCTCTTGGTATCAAACTCGATCGTATTCAACCAGGGAAACCTTACCAAAATGGCGCTCATGAAAGAATGCATAGAGACATGGCTCGCGAACTACAACACGAAATCGTGGGTAACATCACTCTCTTCCAGAAACTCTTCGATAAATGGAGAATTGAATTCAATAGAGAAAGACCTCATGAAGCTCTCAACATGAAAACTCCGGAACAAATCTATGTTAAATCTAAAAAACTTTTTGATCCGAACGCTGACCTTCTAATCGCTTATCCTTTTGGATTCAAACAAAGACATGTCAACGATCGTGGTTACATTAACTGGAACGGTCATCTCATTATGATCGGAAATCCATTCAACGGATTTAACGTCGGCATTAAAAAAGATATCGATTCTGTTTCTATTTGGTTCGGAAATAATAAGCTAGGTATTATCGATCAAAATTTATTCTTGATTAATCCTGATTCCAATTCATACAAAGTTCATAAACCAAGAAAGGTTACCAAAAAGTATTACCCTTCTCCTGACGCATAA
- a CDS encoding SMI1/KNR4 family protein: MKNGELIKLTLETLKKRLNKNSELACQNANGSFSSSKCVFNPPILDEEIIRFQTKLKYELPIDYINFLMINNGCTLFEDSNFGGENIFYRLEEIESNTYEDNGEGFLKIGTIYQENIIINLKLYKKGEPNYLMVKDQHDHFLEAIKLESNFEIWFDRFIICQGEKFWNWKYQTAEDYYK; this comes from the coding sequence ATGAAGAACGGCGAATTAATAAAATTAACTCTAGAAACATTAAAAAAAAGATTAAATAAAAATAGTGAGTTGGCGTGCCAAAACGCAAACGGATCATTTTCATCAAGTAAATGTGTATTTAATCCACCAATTCTTGACGAAGAAATCATAAGATTTCAGACTAAACTTAAATATGAACTTCCAATAGATTATATAAATTTTTTAATGATAAACAACGGCTGTACTTTATTTGAAGATTCAAATTTTGGAGGTGAAAATATTTTTTACAGATTAGAAGAAATTGAATCTAACACGTATGAAGACAATGGAGAAGGATTTCTGAAAATTGGAACGATCTATCAAGAAAATATAATAATTAATCTCAAATTATATAAGAAAGGTGAACCAAATTATTTAATGGTAAAGGATCAACATGATCATTTTCTTGAAGCAATAAAATTAGAATCTAATTTCGAAATATGGTTTGATAGATTCATAATTTGCCAAGGTGAAAAATTTTGGAATTGGAAATATCAAACAGCAGAAGATTATTATAAGTAA
- a CDS encoding PIN domain-containing protein has protein sequence MSKRKYRVYLDNCCFNRPYDNQDDIKIKIESLAKLFVQDAIKNKQIELIWSYILKFENDQNPYLDKQIAIEKWEELSVSSVVENDEILKNAESISSLGLRSLDALHIACAISEKCDYFLTTDRGILKKSGSINNIILINPIEFVSILEEL, from the coding sequence ATGAGTAAAAGAAAATATAGAGTTTATTTAGACAATTGTTGCTTTAACCGTCCATACGACAATCAAGATGACATCAAAATTAAAATTGAATCCCTGGCCAAACTCTTCGTACAGGATGCGATCAAAAACAAACAAATTGAACTAATTTGGTCATACATTTTAAAGTTTGAGAATGATCAAAATCCTTACTTAGATAAACAAATTGCAATTGAAAAATGGGAAGAATTATCTGTATCGAGCGTTGTAGAAAATGATGAAATATTAAAAAATGCTGAATCCATTTCTTCACTCGGTCTAAGATCATTAGATGCTTTACACATTGCATGTGCAATCTCTGAAAAATGTGATTACTTTCTAACAACAGACAGAGGAATTTTAAAAAAATCTGGATCAATTAATAACATCATTTTGATAAATCCAATTGAATTTGTTAGTATCCTGGAGGAATTATGA
- a CDS encoding type II toxin-antitoxin system HigA family antitoxin: MNIKPIKNQKDHLDALSEIEKLWDSKKNTPEFDKLDILITLVDAYETKHYSIDDPDPIEALKSVMDDMNMKSVDLGNLIGGRSRATEILNRKRKLTLEMIRKINQNLGIPTDILVKEYKMKTSKTGSKKTPSVA, translated from the coding sequence ATGAATATTAAACCTATTAAAAATCAAAAAGATCACTTAGATGCTCTTTCTGAAATTGAAAAACTTTGGGATTCTAAGAAAAATACACCAGAATTCGATAAACTAGATATTTTAATTACCTTGGTTGATGCTTACGAAACTAAACACTACTCTATTGATGATCCGGATCCAATTGAAGCTTTGAAATCAGTTATGGATGATATGAATATGAAAAGTGTTGATTTAGGAAATCTAATCGGTGGCAGAAGTCGTGCCACCGAAATCCTAAATCGGAAAAGAAAGCTTACATTAGAAATGATTAGAAAAATTAATCAAAATCTAGGAATTCCTACTGATATTCTTGTAAAAGAATATAAAATGAAAACATCCAAAACAGGAAGTAAGAAAACGCCGTCCGTGGCGTAA
- a CDS encoding HNH endonuclease signature motif containing protein: MKVKKGHLKVCRKKISENVKRKMYSDSMGRCMNPNCRNHLFTIAGDIIEIAHIQPYSITKDNAYENLIILCPNCHTDFDKNFAYKPEEVKNWKNIHQLELEKFFAKHFQTFDELNKKVKPLLLENKTIFENYFLNDQRKTWDLFEGKLLSNNKKIKTILSNNLDLIQSHNDKHYSNLNIVHKFLIHIDEFEKTRPENEKARFVLFPEEINSLFGIEPIKDTLFPSVESLEDLITKLKENGKFIDIKLGIDNPYLIIKEDKEIVKLFLDDTPRLRQYYSDYKSFRKVGVRLSSLNFALKILKSRNINFSFNKKENLREIEVKYDRITFIYEYCLSKLELQSLLPKKNTFIVNLHNWNGASCISDEAYELAKKMKVKLLTTDDYIKYINSLQND, translated from the coding sequence ATGAAAGTTAAGAAAGGACATCTAAAGGTGTGCAGAAAAAAAATAAGTGAAAATGTAAAAAGAAAAATGTACTCTGATTCGATGGGTAGATGTATGAATCCAAACTGTAGGAATCATTTATTTACTATCGCAGGAGATATCATTGAAATTGCACATATACAACCTTATTCAATAACTAAAGATAATGCATATGAAAATTTGATTATCTTATGTCCTAACTGCCATACAGATTTTGATAAAAATTTTGCATATAAACCAGAGGAAGTGAAAAATTGGAAAAATATTCATCAACTAGAATTAGAAAAATTCTTTGCAAAGCATTTTCAAACATTCGATGAATTAAACAAAAAAGTAAAACCTCTTCTCTTAGAAAATAAGACTATTTTTGAAAATTATTTCCTTAATGACCAAAGGAAAACCTGGGATCTATTTGAAGGGAAATTATTATCAAACAATAAGAAAATAAAAACAATATTAAGCAACAACTTAGATTTAATTCAATCTCATAATGACAAACACTATTCTAATTTAAATATTGTTCATAAGTTTTTGATACATATAGACGAATTTGAAAAAACTCGACCCGAAAATGAAAAGGCAAGGTTTGTACTTTTTCCTGAAGAAATTAATTCATTATTTGGAATTGAACCGATTAAAGACACCTTATTTCCATCAGTGGAATCTTTAGAGGACTTAATCACTAAACTAAAAGAAAATGGAAAATTCATAGATATAAAACTGGGAATAGATAATCCATATTTAATAATTAAGGAAGATAAAGAAATTGTTAAACTCTTTTTAGATGATACGCCTCGTTTAAGACAATATTATTCAGATTATAAAAGTTTTAGAAAAGTTGGAGTTCGGCTATCAAGTCTTAACTTTGCGCTCAAAATTTTAAAATCAAGGAATATTAACTTTAGCTTCAATAAAAAAGAAAATCTAAGGGAAATTGAAGTTAAATACGATAGAATAACTTTTATTTATGAATATTGTCTAAGCAAACTCGAATTGCAAAGTTTATTACCAAAAAAAAATACTTTTATTGTAAATTTACACAATTGGAATGGCGCTTCCTGTATTTCCGACGAAGCGTATGAATTGGCAAAAAAAATGAAAGTAAAACTGCTAACTACCGATGATTATATTAAATATATAAATTCCCTCCAAAATGATTAA
- a CDS encoding type II toxin-antitoxin system RelE/ParE family toxin, which translates to MWQILQTEEFEDWLSTLNESAKEDIFANVTVLGVHGPLLGRPRVDTIKNSSHKNMKELRVQSSGNPYRIFFAFDPERRAILLIGGNKKGDKRFYDKFIPIADKLFDQYLEDL; encoded by the coding sequence GTGTGGCAAATATTACAGACTGAAGAATTTGAAGATTGGCTCTCAACTTTGAATGAATCTGCAAAGGAAGACATTTTTGCCAATGTTACCGTTTTAGGAGTCCATGGACCCTTGTTAGGTAGGCCAAGGGTCGATACTATCAAAAATAGTAGTCATAAAAACATGAAAGAATTGAGAGTTCAAAGCTCAGGAAACCCTTACCGAATTTTCTTTGCTTTCGACCCTGAAAGAAGAGCGATTTTACTCATTGGCGGAAATAAAAAAGGTGATAAGAGGTTTTATGATAAATTCATTCCAATCGCTGACAAACTATTTGATCAATATTTGGAGGATCTGTAA
- a CDS encoding DUF1829 domain-containing protein has translation MTSEIEKLLSDYHFWLKEKTSIKPINDWFEISTPYIDRHNDFLQIYVKQEAENRFVLTDDGYVINDLAMSGCVLDTPKRKELLETTLNGLGVNKNGSQLFVQSTAEEFPLKKHSLIQAMLAIDDLFYTAKPHILSLFLEDVTQWIKKNEIRCIQNVKFSGKSGYDHYFHFVIPESKAKPERIVQALNIPDKNNVEVFLFAWSETKEKRPNESKAYAILNDREHQISPSVTDALSKYEITPIPWKERSKYITELAA, from the coding sequence ATGACCAGCGAAATAGAGAAATTACTTTCAGATTACCATTTTTGGCTTAAAGAAAAAACTTCAATAAAGCCGATTAACGACTGGTTTGAAATATCTACGCCGTATATTGACAGACACAACGATTTCTTACAAATATACGTTAAACAAGAAGCTGAAAATCGATTTGTTCTAACAGACGATGGATATGTAATTAATGATTTAGCTATGTCAGGTTGTGTTTTAGATACTCCAAAAAGAAAAGAACTATTAGAAACAACTCTAAATGGACTTGGAGTAAATAAAAACGGATCACAACTATTTGTACAATCAACAGCGGAAGAATTTCCTCTAAAAAAACATAGCTTAATTCAAGCAATGCTTGCAATAGATGATTTATTTTATACAGCCAAGCCACATATACTTAGCCTTTTTCTTGAAGATGTTACTCAGTGGATTAAGAAAAATGAAATTCGATGCATTCAAAATGTAAAATTTTCAGGAAAAAGTGGCTATGATCATTATTTCCACTTTGTAATTCCTGAATCAAAAGCCAAACCTGAACGAATTGTCCAAGCATTGAATATACCAGATAAAAATAATGTCGAAGTATTTTTATTTGCCTGGTCAGAAACAAAAGAGAAAAGACCTAATGAATCAAAAGCATATGCAATATTAAATGATAGAGAACATCAAATTTCTCCATCAGTGACAGATGCACTTTCAAAATACGAAATAACACCAATCCCGTGGAAAGAAAGAAGTAAATATATTACTGAATTAGCTGCATAA
- a CDS encoding putative Ig domain-containing protein: MILAKYIGSFLILISILNSCNAEKKEDSSATALLLLATLPKAAAKPASLSYNLHDRYTGLSTGSSLNSSPTITTPILANSNTTIKSFSIIPTLPTGLTFNTTSGLLSGTLTSYPASKAYQFKVTVEFTPNAGFTLSQTTTTSRDILLYFDTVAGIDNVKCKYVGTAGGCPTALIGYTCDASAQCSNLSTCSNLPDCYAF; the protein is encoded by the coding sequence ATGATATTAGCAAAATACATAGGATCCTTTCTTATTTTAATTTCCATCCTGAATAGCTGCAATGCAGAAAAGAAAGAAGACTCATCTGCCACTGCACTCTTGTTACTTGCCACATTACCTAAAGCAGCTGCAAAGCCAGCTAGTCTTTCATATAATTTACATGATCGCTATACTGGTTTAAGTACTGGATCTTCTTTAAATTCATCTCCGACAATTACCACTCCGATTCTTGCAAACTCAAATACTACTATTAAATCATTTTCTATTATTCCAACATTGCCTACTGGATTAACTTTTAATACAACCTCTGGACTCCTCTCTGGCACTCTAACTTCATATCCTGCATCAAAAGCATACCAGTTTAAGGTCACAGTAGAATTTACCCCAAACGCTGGATTTACTCTTAGCCAAACTACAACAACATCTCGTGATATATTGCTATACTTTGATACAGTCGCAGGAATCGACAATGTAAAGTGTAAATATGTCGGTACTGCTGGAGGATGTCCGACTGCACTTATTGGATATACGTGCGATGCGTCTGCACAATGTTCTAACTTGTCAACATGCTCTAATTTACCAGACTGTTATGCATTTTAG
- a CDS encoding AbrB/MazE/SpoVT family DNA-binding domain-containing protein, with protein MLKKLVQHGNSSALVIEKPILELLKIDQNSTLEVTTDGKSLIIKPIEKSITKSLEKINKAHGKTLKKLAQ; from the coding sequence ATGTTAAAAAAATTAGTACAACACGGGAACAGCTCCGCTTTAGTTATTGAGAAACCGATTCTTGAACTTTTAAAAATTGATCAAAACTCGACTCTCGAAGTTACTACTGATGGCAAATCTTTGATTATCAAACCAATAGAAAAGAGTATTACAAAATCTCTTGAAAAAATTAATAAAGCTCACGGCAAAACACTCAAAAAACTTGCCCAATAA
- a CDS encoding serine protease, whose protein sequence is MDKLSNSELLQLSTVRLECAMTNGQTSVGTGFYFAFENTETEIDRIAIITNKHVIKDSINLTIWITPIDNDKKPNYTSNFKTTISIMESDWIEHPDTEIDLCILPFHKFYDDLVLKVGKFFIFAYTKKYLANSEKLNSLNAIETITMIGYPNGIWDKTNNLPVIRQGITASHPKLNYNGKSEILIDCACFPGSSGSPVLVYNHGGYATKEGNFDVQGRLILLGILYSGPLYLADGEIVINPISTLPNIKIETSLTMNLGIIIKSEKILDFDTLIKI, encoded by the coding sequence ATGGATAAATTATCAAATTCAGAACTATTACAGCTTTCTACTGTAAGATTAGAATGTGCAATGACAAACGGACAAACGAGTGTAGGAACAGGGTTCTATTTTGCATTTGAAAATACAGAGACCGAAATAGATAGAATTGCAATTATTACTAATAAACATGTAATCAAGGACAGTATTAATTTAACAATTTGGATTACTCCAATTGATAATGATAAAAAACCCAACTATACTTCGAATTTCAAGACCACCATTTCAATAATGGAATCAGATTGGATTGAACATCCTGATACGGAAATTGATTTATGTATCTTACCCTTTCATAAATTCTATGATGATTTAGTTTTAAAAGTAGGAAAATTCTTCATATTTGCTTACACCAAAAAATATTTGGCTAACTCTGAAAAATTGAATAGCCTAAATGCAATTGAAACTATAACCATGATCGGTTATCCAAATGGGATTTGGGATAAAACTAATAATTTACCTGTAATTAGACAAGGAATCACAGCAAGCCATCCAAAACTGAATTATAATGGGAAGTCAGAAATTTTAATTGACTGCGCTTGCTTTCCTGGCTCTAGCGGATCGCCAGTTTTAGTATACAATCATGGCGGATATGCAACTAAGGAAGGAAATTTTGATGTGCAAGGAAGATTGATTTTACTTGGCATATTATATTCTGGACCTTTATATCTTGCTGACGGAGAAATTGTAATTAACCCAATTTCTACTCTTCCTAACATTAAAATAGAAACTAGTTTAACGATGAATCTGGGTATTATTATTAAATCGGAAAAAATACTTGATTTTGATACATTAATCAAAATTTGA
- a CDS encoding putative toxin-antitoxin system toxin component, PIN family gives MLKVLLDTNIYISAILFNGKPRLVFQDLIDDIFIGYISNEILDELEETLAKPKFKLPNDFIQFTIAEIRSATTIIKNKPLKDYMNLRDRDDFHILETAFSANVDLLITGDKDLLTLEKIKGLKIITPDEYLRIKEDMS, from the coding sequence ATGTTAAAAGTTCTTTTAGATACTAATATTTATATTTCTGCTATCTTATTCAATGGTAAACCTAGATTGGTTTTCCAAGATTTAATCGATGATATTTTCATTGGATATATCTCTAATGAAATTCTGGACGAATTGGAAGAAACTTTAGCTAAACCTAAGTTCAAACTACCTAATGACTTCATACAATTTACAATTGCCGAAATCAGAAGTGCTACCACAATAATTAAAAACAAGCCTCTTAAAGACTATATGAATTTGAGAGATCGAGACGATTTCCATATTCTTGAAACTGCTTTCTCAGCAAATGTTGATTTATTAATAACAGGTGATAAAGACCTTTTAACTCTAGAAAAAATCAAGGGTCTAAAAATTATTACTCCTGATGAATACTTAAGAATTAAAGAGGATATGAGCTAA